The following are from one region of the Syngnathus acus chromosome 19, fSynAcu1.2, whole genome shotgun sequence genome:
- the aatkb gene encoding serine/threonine-protein kinase LMTK1 isoform X3 encodes MHFLEEVRPYRVLQHSALLRCLAQCTDVSPFLLVMELCPLGDVKAYLRSSAHADGVPEPLLLQRMACDIASGLKHLHAHNFTHSDLALRNCLLTADVTVKIGDYGLSHTKYKDDYMITVEQTYVPLRWMAPELLDDVHGNLLVAEQTRPSNIWSLGVTIWELLELGKQPYGHYSDRQVLSHAVREQKLRLAKPALQVPLAERWYEVMQFCWLPPDQRPTAEEVHLLLSYLCAKGASEAEEDFERRWNSMRPGGRGGSAREQPSSAFPSAFSSFPLLQQFSSADGYHSESGDDVLTITETSHGLNFEYRWERARAEESQRGAESSSTLSSREAFYPPAGCRLETLHLRASPLYAPSVLPVFSAHSPSLNSEFYIRIEEPADCGLEPADCSVCSYSPDFRSGGSFLSGSADSGGCVACPSLAEVGGSYWSADIRNVYDSNDSSPAISLSTTEGLPLLGQACDDSPLRAWESSHYVSYKDRDGGYYYEHSPPVDFECYLMGGELANEQLQESWGSRSLRRALGELENPVGVPPSLDSPPQQVYGDPYMDLDTGHSSIIGKTVTGGYYDMMGSLRKTMPSHGGRDSVAINTETERAIFVGPLASHSGEEDDQDESHACNTWPSKQRRPQRRAGRSRRRETYVDFDYGVPSAGVDHCWTAPHYRSLPKTVAYLEARRAKDDSGRVSRHPLSVSPERYDASVYSCHQSAAYAVPPRDCCHTHFVDPLAGLMVSNDGRRDKVTDNPSGDEMINLSPAPGGPVVSKAAPIKEPPYAALRAEDVIKRDVVTQHPPVTKPHVEAMSQSPPPPAESKHVPAHVTEPQSESSQAGDSGLDRGGSSVSLTDIPDNQDDDSIDDITDVTSEIFAEESAEPNASPAFESQGGTADSLESVPGSHEGSGPRSSCYPKATDSGYDTENNESPEFVPKEPHEAKEQDVPRPAVHTGGKEEQCPAGALKEEASPQEPPPPFSPLSQETPYRDSAYFSDYENERQVGNEQEGAHQNPGGCVDEDRLAPRDTAVGPTEDDSLDGSTTEGGLDEWPSHEESSSLEDWAAEVVGAMEEALHALNEEPESTAVFQKEGGRGGPLKDKALGSEMPHGLPKDEVALQQAANSRRSSEDRGTGNEADGGSDGGSDGGSDGGSDGGSDDSDESDEEPRASGVPEEESEDEWQPVPIVISDDSRAHTLRGLLKTPAVIELHRELPANKRTVSFFDDVTVYLFDQESPTKELSAHGFPLAAEGSATRWPERLVVSDDSSDGNVSEESAGFEWEDDFPLLPLPTSSATAAADDSPSRAAAEPLESKSAAGFSRFTVSPSSASRFSITHISDSDMDSVGGSSEDGDKE; translated from the exons CGACCTGGCTTTGAGGAACTGCCTGCTGACTGCCGATGTCACCGTGAAGATCGGCGACTACGGCTTGTCACACACCAAGTACAAG GACGACTACATGATCACGGTCGAGCAGACGTATGTGCCGCTTCGCTGGATGGCTCCAGAGCTGCTGGACGACGTGCACGGAAACCTGCTGGTGGCTGAGCAGACCCGACCGAGTAACATCTG GTCTCTGGGAGTGACCATCTGGGAGCTGCTGGAGCTGGGAAAGCAACCCTACGGCCATTACTCTGACCGCCAAGTTCTGTCCCACGCCGTGAGGGAGCAGAAGCTGCGGCTGGCCAAGCCCGCTCTCCAAGTTCCTCTGGCCGAACGCTG GTACGAGGTGATGCAGTTCTGCTGGCTCCCTCCCGATCAGAGGCCCACCGCCGAGGAAGTTCACCTGCTCTTGAGCTACCTGTGCGCTAAGGGGGCCAGTGAGGCCGAGGAGGATTTCGAGAGGCGCTGGAACTCCATGCGGCCCGGCGGCCGTGGCGGCAGCGCTCGCGAGCAGCCCTCATCCGCTTTCCCGTCCGCTTTCTCGTCCttccctctcctccagcagtTCTCATCCGCTGACGGCTACCACTCGGAATCCGGGGATGACGTTCTGACCATCACCGAGACCAGCCACGGCCTGAACTTTGAGTACCGTTGGGAGCGGGCTAGGGCGGAAGAGTCCCAGAGGGGCGCCGAGTCCTCGAGCACACTCAGCAGCCGTGAAGCTTTTTACCCTCCGGCGGGCTGCCGCTTGGAGACCCTCCACCTCCGAGCTTCTCCCCTTTACGCTCCGAGCGTGCTTCCCGTCTTCAGCGCCCACAGCCCGTCGCTCAACAGCGAATTCTACATCCGCATCGAAGAGCCGGCAGACTGCGGCCTGGAGCCGGCCGACTGCTCCGTGTGCTCCTACAGCCCGGACTTCCGGAGCGGCGGGAGCTTCCTTAGCGGGAGCGCTGACTCGGGCGGCTGCGTGGCCTGTCCGTCGCTGGCCGAGGTGGGCGGCAGCTACTGGTCGGCGGATATCCGCAATGTCTACGACTCCAACGACTCCAGTCCCGCCATCTCCCTCAGCACCACGGAGGGTCTGCCGCTCTTGGGCCAGGCGTGCGACGACAGCCCGCTGCGAGCCTGGGAGTCCAGTCACTACGTGTCTTACAAAGACCGGGATGGAGGTTACTATTATGAGCACTCCCCGCCCGTGGACTTTGAGTGCTATCTGATGGGAGGAGAGCTGGCCAATGAGCAGCTTCAAGAAAGTTGGGGGTCGAGGAGCCTTCGCCGGGCCTTGGGCGAGCTGGAGAACCCGGTGGGAGTGCCCCCCTCCCTGGACAGTCCGCCCCAACAGGTCTACGGAGACCCGTACATGGACCTGGACACAGGTCACTCCTCCATCATCGGCAAGACAGTGACCGGAGGCTACTACGACATGATGGGCTCCTTGCGGAAGACCATGCCGAGTCATGGCGGGCGCGACTCGGTCGCCATTAACACGGAGACGGAGAGGGCGATCTTCGTGGGGCCCCTCGCCAGCCATTCGGGGGAGGAAGACGACCAAGACGAGAGCCACGCGTGCAACACGTGGCCTTCCAAACAGCGTCGCCCCCAAAGACGAGCCGGTCGGAGCCGCAGACGAGAAACCTACGTGGATTTTGACTACGGCGTGCCGAGCGCCGGCGTGGACCACTGCTGGACAGCTCCGCATTACCGGAGCCTGCCCAAGACTGTTGCCTACCTGGAAGCCCGCCGGGCCAAAGATGACAGCGGCCGCGTGAGTCGACACCCCCTCTCTGTGTCTCCGGAGCGCTATGACGCTTCCGTGTACTCGTGCCACCAGAGCGCCGCCTACGCGGTGCCGCCGAGGGACTGTTGCCACACGCACTTTGTCGATCCACTCGCGGGCTTGATGGTGAGTAACGACGGCCGTCGCGACAAAGTCACAGACAACCCGAGCGGTGACGAGATGATCAACCTCTCACCGGCGCCGGGAGGTCCGGTTGTGTCCAAAGCCGCCCCGATCAAGGAGCCACCGTACGCGGCGCTCAGAGCGGAAGACGTTATCAAGCGAGACGTCGTCACACAACATCCTCCGGTGACCAAGCCCCACGTGGAAGCCATGAGCCAAAGTCCGCCGCCGCCCGCAGAGAGCAAGCACGTGCCAGCGCACGTGACGGAACCGCAGTCAGAGAGCAGTCAAGCGGGAGATAGCGGTTTGGACCGAGGCGGCTCCAGCGTCAGCCTCACGGACATCCCCGACAACCAAGACGACGACAGCATTGATGACATCACCGACGTCACTTCGGAGATCTTTGCCGAGGAGTCCGCCGAGCCGAACGCTTCCCCTGCCTTCGAGTCGCAGGGAGGAACAGCGGATTCGTTGGAGTCAGTCCCCGGGTCTCATGAGGGCTCCGGGCCCCGCTCTTCCTGTTACCCCAAAGCCACGGACAGCGGCTACGACACGGAAAATAACGAAAGTCCAGAGTTTGTCCCGAAAGAACCTCACGAAGCCAAAGAGCAAGACGTGCCTCGGCCAGCTGTCCACACCGGCGGGAAGGAGGAGCAGTGCCCTGCGGGTGCCCTGAAGGAGGAAGCATCTCCTCAAGAGCCGCCACCGCCCTTCTCGCCGCTTAGTCAGGAGACGCCGTACAGGGACTCGGCCTACTTCTCTGACTATGAGAACGAACGGCAGGTGGGGAACGAACAGGAGGGAGCGCATCAAAACCCGGGCGGTTGTGTCGATGAAGACCGGCTCGCACCGAGGGACACCGCGGTGGGCCCGACGGAAGACGACTCGTTGGACGGTTCGACGACAGAAGGGGGCCTGGACGAGTGGCCCTCCCACGAGGAAAGCTCATCTCTTGAAGACTGGGCAGCAGAGGTGGTGGGAGCCATGGAGGAGGCTCTCCATGCCCTGAACGAAGAGCCCGAGTCCACGGCCGTGTTCCAGAAAGAAGGAGGAAGGGGTGGGCCGCTCAAGGACAAAGCTTTAGGGTCCGAGATGCCGCACGGCTTACCCAAAGACGAGGTGGCCTTGCAGCAGGCAGCCAATTCCAGGAGGTCATCAGAAGACCGAGGAACCGGGAACGAGGCTGATGGCGGCTCGGACGGCGGCTCGGACGGTGGCTCGGACGGCGGCTCGGACGGCGGCTCAGATGACAGCGACGAGTCGGACGAGGAGCCGCGCGCCTCGGGCGTCCCGGAAGAGGAAAGCGAGGACGAGTGGCAGCCGGTGCCCATCGTGATCAGCGACGACAGCCGCGCCCACACGCTGAGAGGCCTCCTCAAGACGCCCGCTGTGATCGAGCTCCACCGAGAGCTGCCGGCCAACAAGAGGACCGTGTCCTTCTTTGATGACGTCACCGTCTATCTCTTCGATCAG GAGAGTCCCACCAAGGAGCTGAGCGCACACGGGTTCCCTTTGGCTGCAGAGGGTTCGGCCACCAGATGGCCCGAGAGGCTCGTTGTGTCGGACGACTCCTCGGACGGAAACGTCTCCGAAGAGA GCGCGGGCTTCGAGTGGGAGGACGACTTCCCCCTGCTGCCTCTGCCGACATCCTCGGCGACCGCCGCTGCTGACGACTCGCCGTCCCGCGCCGCCGCTGAACCCTTGGAGAGCAAGTCGGCGGCTGGCTTCTCTCGCTTCACCGTGTCTCCCTCCAGCGCGTCCCGCTTCTCCATCACGCACATCTCTGACTCGGACATGGACTCTGTGGGAG GAAGCAGCGAGGACGGCGACAAAGAGTGA